GTCAACCGGGTGGCCGCCTACTCCGTCGCTCTCTACGAAAGTTGGGCCGCCCGCAAGGGGCTTCATCAGGAGGAAGTCGACCGCACCCGCGACATCCTGCGGATGGCGGCCATGCTGCACGATGTGGGCAAGGTGGCCATCTCGGACAGCATCCTGAAGAAGCCGGGGCGCTTCACGCCGGAGGAGTACGAGGTGATGAAGCTGCATACCGTCTACGGCGCCCGGCTGTTTCCGGATCTCTATTCCGAACTGGACGAAGCGGCCGCCGACGTGGCGCTGAACCACCACGAGCGCTGGGACGGCAACGGCTACCCCGGCCACATCAGCCTGGCCACCCTGAAAGCCCTGCCGGGGTACGAGAAGGAAGACGGTTCGCCGCGGGGCAAGAAGGGAGAGGAGATTCCGCTGTTCGGCCGGATCGTGGCCATTGCCGACGTCTACGACGCCCTGTCCAACCGCCGCTGCTACAAGGAGGCCTGGGACGCCTCCGAGGTACTGCAGGAACTGCGCAAGGATGCCGGCACCGCCTTTGATCCGGAACTGGTGGAGGTATTTCTGGAGAACATCGAGACCATCCGTCAGATCGCCGCCCAGTTTCCGGACGACTCCGACGCCCACTGACAGCGACCCTCTTTTTCTCCCTGTTCTTCCGCCACATCGCCGCCACGTATGCGCTCCCCACCCCGGAAACGGCAAAGGCGGGTGCTTCGCGCCCCGCCTTTGCCGTTTCCGGTCATCTCCGGAGGTCCTAAGCTGCAAGATGCTCCCGTCCAAAAGGGGACATCTGCCGCAGGCGGGCGATAATCGGCGGCATTTCCTTGATGACCGTATCCACCTCGGCATCCGTCGTATACCGGGACAGTGAGTAACGGATCGACCCATGGGCACAGGTGAACGGTACGCCCATGGCCCGCAGCACGTGTGAAGGTTCCAGCGAACCGGAAGTGCAGGCACTGCCGGAAGAGGCGCAGATACCCAGTTCGGACAGGAGCAGCAATATCGCCTCACCTTCAACAAATTCAAAGGCAATGGAGGTGGTATTGGGCAGACGCTCAGCTCCCCCGCCGTTGACGCGGGCATTGGGAATGGCGTTCATCAGGGCTGTTTCCAGACGATCACGTTGCGCGCGTACCGTGGTGTTCTCGGCGATCATATACTCGCCTGCCAACTGGCACGCTTTACCCAGGGCGATGATGGCGGCGGCGTTCTCGGTGCCGGCCCGGCGGCTTTTCTCCTGATGCCCCCCCACCAGGAGCGGCCGGAACGGGGTCCCCTTGCGCAGGTACAAGGCGCCGATCCCCTTGGGAGCGTGCAGCTTGTGACCGGACAGGGACAGCATGTCAACCTGGGAGGCAGCCATATTGATCGGAATTTTACCCACTGCCTGTACCGCGTCGGTGTGGAACAGGGCTCCATTGGCCCTGGCGATGGCGGCAGCCTCCTCCACCGGAAAGATCACGCCGGTTTCGTTGTTGGCCCACATGAAGGAGACAATGGCGGTGTCGTCGTCGATGGCCCGCTTGTACTCGTCCATGTCCAGACGGCCGGCACCGTCCACCCCGATTTCCGTTACCCGGTACCCCTTGGTGCGCAGGTTACGGCACTGGGTCAGCACCGCCGGGTGCTCCACCCGGCTGGTGATGATATGCTTGCGGTCCGGCAGCACCTCCAGGGCGGAGCGGATGGCAGCATTGTCGCTCTCGGTACCGCAGGCGGTGAAGATGATCTCGTCCGGCGTCGCCCCCAGCAGATCAGCCACCCGTTTGCGGGCCTCCACCACCTTCCCCTGTACCTGGCCGCCAAAGAAATGCATGGAACTGGGATTGCCGTACAGTTCGCAGAAATAGGGGCGCATCTCCTCGAAAACCGCCTCGTCCACCTTGGTGGTGGCGTTGTTGTCCAGGTAAATCTCTTTCACGCCGGCACCTCCTGCACCCGCAGGTCGTCGTGGACCAGCTCCCGCAGCTTCATCTCCACGAAGCGGGCGGTGTTGCCGGACGAGGCGCAGCCGGCGCAGGCCTTGCGGAAAGCGATCTGCACCACATCTCCCTCGATATCCATCAGCTCCAGGTCACCGCCGTCGGCCAGCAGCATGGGACGGATATCCCGCTCCAGCACCTCCTGTACCAGTTGCATCTTCTTCAGGTTGGAAAGCTTGCCGGTCCGGGCCTGCGGCTGGGCGGTCTGCTGACCCAGCACCTCGGCGATCAGTTCCTTGATTTTGGGGATGCAGCCGCCGCAGGCACCGCCGGCCTTGGTGAAGTGGGTCACCTGCTCGGCCGTGGTCAGCTTGTTGGTCTCGATCACCTTCTTCAGGAAGGTGTCGGTGATGCCGAAACATTTGCAGACCAGGGTTCCTTCATAGTCGGGGTAGGCATGGCCGTGGTCATGCTCGGCATCGTGCTCCGGCACCGCCAGGCCGCGATACTTGTAGATAGCCACCTCCAGCGCCTCCTGCCCCATCACGGAGCAGTGCATCTTCTCCTCCGGCAGCCCCCCCAGGAACTGGGCGATATCCTGGTTGCTGATAGCCAGGGCCTCGTCCAGGGTCTTCCCCTTGACCATCTCGGTCAGGGCGGAGGAGGAGGCAATGGCGCTGGCGCAGCCAAAGGTCTGGAATTTGGCGTCAACGATCTTGTCCTTGTTCTCGTCAAGCTTCAGGTACAGCTTCAGGGCGTCGCCGCAGGCCAGGCTGCCCACTTCCCCCACAGCATCGGCGTCCTGTATCTCACCCACGTTCCTGGGGTTCAGGAAGTGATCTTTCACGGTTGGTGTATAGTCCCACATGGCGCTTGGATTCCTTTCTTCTCGTCTGTCACCTGCCCTGACAACTCTGCCGCATCAGGTGACCGTTGTGTTTGTCATTGATCAAAAAACAGGCGTTTCCGTCAGCCCAGAATAAACTGCCTGCCTGCCGCCATCACGTCGTTCAGCCGGGCTTCGCCGGATGCCTCGCCGTAGAGGCGCACCACCGGTTCGGTGCCGGACTTGCGGAAGAGCAGCCAGGAACCGTCGGCCAGCAGCAGCTTGACCCCGTCCACGGTGATCACGTCGGTTACCGCTGCGCCGGCAACCTCCCTGGGCACCGCGGCAACCTTGCCGGCATAGGCGGCTTCCAGCTCCGGCGAAAGCCGCAGGTTGTCGCGCCGGGTGACGAAGCGTCCCACCTCGCCGTAGAGGCGCTCAAGCAACTCCCGTACCGTCTTCCCCTCGCGGGCCACCATTTCCGCCACCAGGAAGCAGGCCAGGATACCGTCCTTCTCCGGCACATGCCCCTTGATGGTCAGACCGGCACTCTCCTCGCCGCCGATGACGATCTTGTCCTGGCAGATCAGCTCGCCGATATACTTGAACCCTACCGGGGTCTCAAAAACCGGCACGCCGTGCTTTTTCGCCACCGCATCGACAAAGTGGGACGTGGCCACGCTGCGGGCCACGCCGCCGGAGAGTTTACGCACCCGAATCAGGTAGTCCAGCAGCAGGGCAATGATATAGTTGGGTTCAATGTAGGTGCCGTCGGCATCGAGTATGCCGAAACGGTCGGCGTCGCCGTCGGTGGCAAGACCGAGACGGATGGCGGGATCGTTCCTCACCAGGGTGATGAAGTCGGGTATGTGCGCTTCGGATGGCTCCGGCGGCTGCCCGCCGAAG
The window above is part of the Trichlorobacter ammonificans genome. Proteins encoded here:
- a CDS encoding GAF and HD-GYP domain-containing protein — translated: MKDYNHILQSLLNFGLDISQIKDVDVLLEKILSEARGFTGCDAGTIYIKEGSWLYARYSQNDTLHAAATGHRKSVYTNITIPVDNSSIAGYVAATGSQLNLPDVYELDPDLPYSFNRSFDAMTGYRTVSQLVLPLTSMRGETVGVLQLINAKRPGGAVTPFDSNDESGISYFAVTAANAIERAKMTREIILRMNRMAELRDPKETGPHVNRVAAYSVALYESWAARKGLHQEEVDRTRDILRMAAMLHDVGKVAISDSILKKPGRFTPEEYEVMKLHTVYGARLFPDLYSELDEAAADVALNHHERWDGNGYPGHISLATLKALPGYEKEDGSPRGKKGEEIPLFGRIVAIADVYDALSNRRCYKEAWDASEVLQELRKDAGTAFDPELVEVFLENIETIRQIAAQFPDDSDAH
- the nifS gene encoding cysteine desulfurase NifS codes for the protein MKEIYLDNNATTKVDEAVFEEMRPYFCELYGNPSSMHFFGGQVQGKVVEARKRVADLLGATPDEIIFTACGTESDNAAIRSALEVLPDRKHIITSRVEHPAVLTQCRNLRTKGYRVTEIGVDGAGRLDMDEYKRAIDDDTAIVSFMWANNETGVIFPVEEAAAIARANGALFHTDAVQAVGKIPINMAASQVDMLSLSGHKLHAPKGIGALYLRKGTPFRPLLVGGHQEKSRRAGTENAAAIIALGKACQLAGEYMIAENTTVRAQRDRLETALMNAIPNARVNGGGAERLPNTTSIAFEFVEGEAILLLLSELGICASSGSACTSGSLEPSHVLRAMGVPFTCAHGSIRYSLSRYTTDAEVDTVIKEMPPIIARLRQMSPFGREHLAA
- the nifU gene encoding Fe-S cluster assembly protein NifU produces the protein MWDYTPTVKDHFLNPRNVGEIQDADAVGEVGSLACGDALKLYLKLDENKDKIVDAKFQTFGCASAIASSSALTEMVKGKTLDEALAISNQDIAQFLGGLPEEKMHCSVMGQEALEVAIYKYRGLAVPEHDAEHDHGHAYPDYEGTLVCKCFGITDTFLKKVIETNKLTTAEQVTHFTKAGGACGGCIPKIKELIAEVLGQQTAQPQARTGKLSNLKKMQLVQEVLERDIRPMLLADGGDLELMDIEGDVVQIAFRKACAGCASSGNTARFVEMKLRELVHDDLRVQEVPA
- a CDS encoding phosphoglucomutase/phosphomannomutase family protein; protein product: MTRIAFGTSGWRGILCEDFTFDNVKVVVQAIADHLKENGQAGNGVIVGSDTRFMGRRFTEEAARVLAGAGIKACLCDRDVPTPVISFEILRRQANGGINFTASHNPPEYNGIKFSPSWGGPALPETTKDIEQRANRLLGTVCWQEPTLEEAERQGLLERIDPRSAYLADLERKIDFDALQGIGTLALNPLYGTSRGYLEPPLQRRGVPYRIINDHLDPYFGGQPPEPSEAHIPDFITLVRNDPAIRLGLATDGDADRFGILDADGTYIEPNYIIALLLDYLIRVRKLSGGVARSVATSHFVDAVAKKHGVPVFETPVGFKYIGELICQDKIVIGGEESAGLTIKGHVPEKDGILACFLVAEMVAREGKTVRELLERLYGEVGRFVTRRDNLRLSPELEAAYAGKVAAVPREVAGAAVTDVITVDGVKLLLADGSWLLFRKSGTEPVVRLYGEASGEARLNDVMAAGRQFILG